In Streptomyces sp. P9-A4, the genomic window GGGATCGGCGCCGTACAGATAGCCGCCCGCGAGCCGGGGGGACATCAAGGTCAGGTCGGCGGCCACCACGTCCCCGGCGAGCCGGAACTCCGTGACCATCGCGTCCCCGCGCTCCACCATCGGACGCACGGCACGGGTGAGGTGCTGGGCGAAGCGTTCGCTCGTGTGTTCGGCGGTCACCCCCCTTCCCTGCCACTGGAGTTGATGGAGCCTCAGGAGCCGGTCGAGCGCGGCGGGCACCTCCGCCCCGCTGACGACCTGCGCGTCGATCCCGAGGGCGTCCAGCTTCCGCAGCTTGGCCCGGACCCGCTGCGCCTTCCCGGAGGGGATGCGTTCGAGGAGCCCCTCCATGGGTACGGCGGGCAGCTCCAGGCACAGCGAGTCGGGCAGCCGCCTGCGCGGGCCCCGCCAGTGGGCGAGGACCTGCTCGATGGCCGCCCCCGGCCGTACCTCCCGCAGGTCGATCACCGCGCCCCGGGCGGCCCTGGCGATGCCCCGGGCCAGCGCGGGCGCCGCCTCCGGGCAGTCGTCGTCGACGAGCACGTCCGTGAAGTCGGTGATCGTGCCGCCGAGCTGGGTGAGGACGGGCAGCGGCCCCCGGGCCCGCATCAGGGGCGCGGCGGCGACGAGCGCGCCGTCGGCGCCCCGTACGAGCACCACCCGCAGCGCTCCGGGCCTGCCGTACGAGAGCCACCAGGAGTGCAGCCAGGCGTGGGACTGGAAGGGGGTGGCGGTGGAGCAGCGCCCGTACAGCGCCGTCCACTCGGCCGCCAGGCGCCCGAACGCGTCCTCGTCACGGCAGATCCCGGTGCTCAGCGATCTCGGGGTCACACCGCCTCCGGCTGGTGCGCGGCGGTGGCCGGGGCGGGCACGGCGGCGGGGGCGGACCCGGCCGGGGCGGCCGTCTGCCGGGAGTGGCGGGCCTCGCCGCGCGAGGCGGCGCGCTTCGGGCGGACCAGCAGGGCGAGACCGCCGAGGAGGCCGCCCGCGCAGGCGCCGACGAGCGCGGAGAGCGGCGCCGAGGGGGAGACGGGGGCGATCGGCTTCGTGGCCCGGGAGAACTGGACGACCTTCACGCCCGTGCTGCCCGCGACGTGCGAGCTGTTGAGGACGAGCGCGCGGGCCACCCCGTCGGCCATCGACACGGCCTTCGAGGGCTGTTCCGCCTGGGCGGTGATGGAGATCATCGGCGCGTCCGGGGAGGTCTCCGCCCGCACGCTCCGGCGCAGGGTGTCGGCGGTGACCCCGGCCCACACCTGGGCGTCGCCGGTCACCGCGATGTCGGTGGCGACCCGCCCGTACGCCTGCGCGAAGCCCAGCGCTGCCGCCGGGTCGGACTTCTCGGCCGGTACGACGATGACATAGCTGGTCGCCGCGTACTGCGGGGTCTTGAGGGCCCCGTATCCCCCGCCGAGCGCCGCCCCGGCGAGGACGGCGGCGGGCAGGACCGCCCAGCGGCCGGGCCTGCGCAGGGCGGCGGGGAGGGAGGTGCGGGGTGGGGTGGTGTTCATCGGTCGGGCTCTCTCAGTTCGCGGGGGAGGGGATGCCGTGGACGGCCTGGTCGTAGAGGGACATCAACTGGCCGGCGCTGTGCGCGATGTCGTAGCGGCGGGCCGCCGCCGGCAGCGGGAGGCGGGCGAGCCGGGCGTCCCGGATGCCGCGCAGCGCGGAGACCAGCTCGGGCACGGACCCGCCGATCCGGCGCGCGCCCGGGGCGGCGTCCGGTGCCAGGTCGTCGATCGCCGGGCAGGCCACGTACAGCACGGGCAGTCCGGCGGCGAGGGCCTCGACGACGGCGAGCCCGAAGGTCTCGTCGGGGGAGGTGGACACGAACACGTCCATGGCGGCGAGCAGTTCCGGCAGTGAAGGGCCCGTGGAGGAGGCGGTCGGCGGGTCCTCGCAGGCGCCGGTCAGCAGCACCCGGTCGGCGGCCCCGCAGGCGCGGGCCGTCCGCAGCAGTTCCTCGCGCCGCTCGCCCTCGCCGACGAGCAGCAGCCGGGCCTCCGGGACCTCGGCCACCGCCCGGACGAGCCGGTCGAAGCGCTTCCCCGGCGTCAGCCGCCCCACCCCGCCCACGACATGGGCGTCCTCGGGGAGCCCGAGGGCCTCGCGGGTGCGGCGGCGGGCGCGGGCGTCGAAGGTGAAGCGGTCCGTCTCGATGCCGTTGGGGACGACCCGGATGCGCTCGGCGGGCACCCCCCAGTCGGCGAGCCGGCGCGCCACGCTGGGCGAGACGGCGACCGTGGAGGTGCCGAGCCGCTCGGACGCCAGATACAGGGCGCGGGTCCCCGCGGAGAGCGGACGGCCCTCGATCTGCGTCTCGCCGAGGGAGTGCTCGGTGGCGATGACCCGCCGCACCCCGGCCAGCCGGGCCGCCGTCCTGCCGTACACGCACGCCCGGTACAGATGGGTGTGTACGAGGTCGTAGCGGCCCTGCCGGACGATCCGCGCGAGCCGCGGCAGCGCGCCGAGGTCGCGGTTCCCGGTCATGCCCAGATGGGTGACGGGGGTGCCGTCCGCCTCGATGCCCGCGGCGACGGCCCCGGGGTTGGTCAGGGTGACCACGTCGCTCCGCACCGGCAGGTGCCGCAGCAGCAGCCGCAGCTGCTGCTCGGCGCCGCCGATGCCGAGCCCGGTGATGACGTGCAGGACCTTCACGGCGCACCGACCACGGCGGGGCCGTACGGCGCGGGCGTCAGATCGGCGGGGTGGCGGCGGCGCAGGGGGTGCAGGACGCGCTTGGCGGTGAGTCGCCAGGGGGTGTCGTCCTCGCCGATGTGGACCCGGGGCAGGGCGTACGCGCCAGTGTGCGGGCCCGGGTCGATCGCGCAGGCGTAGCGGTAGCCGGCCTTGCGCACGGCGCGGATCACGCGCGCGTCGACCTGCCCGTAGGGATAGCAGAAGCCGTCCACGGGGCCGCCGGTCATCTCCTCCAGGAGTTCGCGGCTGCGCCCGGTCTCGGCGGCGAGCGCCGCGTCGTCCGCCTCGGTGAGCGGGACGTGGGTGAGCCCGTGCGAGCCGATCTCCATACCGGCGTCGGCGATCCGCAGGATGCCGTCCTCGGTGAGCAGCGACTTGCGCGGCCCGTCCGTGTCCCAGCCGTTCTCCCCGCCGAGCCGCCCCGGCAGGACGTACACCGTCGCCGTGAAGCCGTGCCGGCGCAGCAGCGGCAGCGCCGAGTCGACGAAGTCCGCGTACCCGTCGTCGAAGGTCAGGCCCACGAGCCCCCGGGCGCGCCCCTCGGCGGTGGCGGCGAGCAGTTCCCGCACCGAGACCCCGCGCAGTCCCCGGTCGGCCATCCAGTGCAGTTGCCGGGCGAAGCGCACCGGGGAGACGGTCACCCGGTACGGGTCGTCAGCGGTGTCCGTGATCGAGTGGTACATCGCCACCCACAGGGGCGGTTTCACCCACAGGGGCGGCTTCGGCAGCAGACGGCGCAGCGCGGTGGCGGCGGGCATGGGCGGTCCTCCGGTAGGCGGAGCGGGGCAGGGGTGGAATCTCGGGCGCCTTGGCGGCGCAGGCGATGAAGAGCAGGAAGACACCGATGACGACCAGGCCCGCGACGGTGACGGCGAGGAAGGCGGGGCCGATCGCGATCGAGCAGAGCCAGCCGGCGCCGGTGGCCCAGGCGCCCGCCGTGGCGAGCCGCAGCAGACCCTTGCCGAGCCGGTCGACGTGCACCGGGACGGACTGGCGGCGCGCGCCGCGCAGCAGCAGCACCGCGGCGACGGTGATGCCGAGGGCGTTGGCGGCGGCGATGCCGACGGCGCCCCAGTGGTCGGCGGCGGGAACACCGGCGGCGGCCGTGGTGGCGAGCCCGGCGGCCATGGCGGCGGCCGGGTACCAGAGCGGCCGGGCGGCGGAGAAGTAGCAGCGGACGAGGGCGCCGACCATGGTCTGGCCGAGCAGGCCGAGGGCGTACACCCGCATGACGGCGGCGGTCGCCACCGTGTCGGCGCGTCCGAACTCGCCCCGCTCGAAAAGCAGTTCGACGATACGGGGGGCGGCGGCGATCACCGTCGACGCGCCGACGAGCACGACGACGGCGGCCAGCAGCAGATCCCGCTCGACCCGGCGGCGGGCCGTCTCCGTGTCGCCCGCGGCGAGCGCGCGGGCCACCATCGGGAAGCTGACCGTGCACAGCATCAGCGAGAGGATCATCGGCATCTGCGCGACCTTCTGCGCGTAGTTCAGATGCGAGATGGCACCGGCGGGCAGCGGCGAGGCGAGGAAGCGCTCGATCAGGGTCTGCGACTGGCGGCAGAGCGAGAAGGCGACGACGGGCGCGATGAGCCCGAGGACCAGGACGCGGCCCTCGCCCACGCTGCCGCCGGACGCGGGCGCCTCGGGCTCGCGCATCGGCAGCGGACGGGCGCGCAGCTCGCGCAGCAGCGAGGGCAGTTGTACGAGCACCATCAGGACCCCGCCGACCGCGACCCCGGCGGCGGCGGAGCGCACCCCCAGCGGTTCGCGCAGCACGAGGACGGTGCCGATGATGCCCGCGTTGTACGCCACGTAGATCGCGGCCGGCGGCAGGAAGCGGCCGTGCGCGCGCAGCGCCGCCGAGCAGTAGCCGACCAGCGAGAAGGTCAGCACACAGGTGCCGGTCAGCCGCGTGCAGTCGACTGCGAGCGCCGGATCGGGCAGCCCGGGCGCGAGGACCGGGACGAGCAGCGGGGCGGCGGCGACGAGGAGCGCGGAGACGACACCGAGGACGAGGACGATCCGGGGGAGCGTGCCGCGCACCAGGGCCCGCACCGGGTCGCCGAACGGGCTGTGCGCACGGCGGGCCAGCGCCCGGGAGAACGCGGGCACCAGGATCAGCGCCATGGCGTCCTCGATGAGCAGCGTCGAGGCGAACTCGGGGACCGTCCACGCCACCAGGAACGCGTCGGTCTCGGCCCCGGCGCCGAAGTACCCGGCCAGGATCTGGTCCCGTACGAGCCCGAGCAGCGCCCCGACGGCGGTGAGCCCGGCGGTCACGGCGGCGGCCCTGGCGAGGAACCCGCGCCCCTCGGCCGCCCCGGCACGGGCGGGCCGCACGCGCGCGTGGGCGCGGCGGCCGGGAGGACGGGAGGCGGCGGGCGGGGACGGGGGAGCGCCCGCGGTTCCCGAAGGTGTACGGGTATCGGTCGCGCACCCCGAAGACGTACGGGTTTCGGTCGCGCGGAGTTCGCGTACGGCCGCTCCCGCCCCCGACCCCGGCAGCACGACGGCCTCCGGGGTCCACGGGGAGTCCGTGGGGCCCGGAGGCGCGGTCGGCCAGGGGTCGGTGAGCGGGGTGCCGCAGGGCGGGCGGGCCGGGGGGCGCGGTTCGCCCGCCCGCGGCGCGTCCGTGGGCTCCGGCTCCCCGGCCCACGGGTCACGCACGCCTGACCTCCGCCGGCGCCCACCAGGCCGCGAGGCCCAGCACGACGGACATGAGGACCGTCGAGGGGCCGCCGATGTCCGCGTAGAAGAAGTCGATGAGCTGCCAGACGAGCAGGCCCGTGGCGACGAGCGCGCAGTCCGCGCCGAGACGGCGCCGCCGCAGCGCGCCGACCAGCAGCGCCACCCAGCTGCCCGCGAGGGCCAGCAGCCCGAACAGGCCCTGCTCGCTCAGCACCAGGAGGTACATGTTGTGCGGGGACAGCAGCGGCTGCCGCTGGAAGGCGGCGCCCGCGCCCGCCGTGTCGCTGCCGGAGGACAGCGCGAGCGAGGCGTTCGAGTCGCGGTAGGCGGGGAAGCCCTTGAGGCCGACGCCCGTGACCGGCTCCGCCCGCCACATCCGCCCGGCTGCCGCCCACATCGTGTACCGGTCGGTGACCGACTGGTCCGGCGCCGCCGCCACCTGCGTGATGCTGGTGACCCGCTCCTTCACCATCGACGAACCGATGCCGAGACCGCCGACCAGGACCACCCCGAGCGCACCGGCGGCCAGCGCCACGCGGGCCGCCCGCCGGGGCCCCGACAGCAGCAGCTGCAGGCCGCAGGCGAGGACGGTCGCGATCCACGCGCCCCGGCTGAAGGAGAGGACCAGCGGCACGAAGAGCAGTGCCGCGCAGCCGAGGGCCGCCGTCCGCGTCCGGCCCGGCCCGCTGCCGAGCGCGATGCCGGTGACGACGACGAGGCCGTACGCCACGACGGTCGCCATGCCCATCACGTCGGTGGGCCCGAAGGTGCCGACGGCCCGGATGTCCTCGCCCTGGTAGGAGGCGCCGGTACCGGTCAGATACTGGCCGACGCCGACCGCGCCCTGGAGCAGCGCGAGTCCGACCAGGCCCCAGGCGACCACCGCGAAGTCCCGCCGGTCGCGGATCATCAGCAGGACGGCCGCCGGGACGAGGACGAAGATCTGCAGGTAGCGGGCGACGCCCGGCAGGCTCGCCGCCGGGTCGTTCGAGGTGATCGCGGCCAGGCAGATCCCGAGGACCGGCAGGCCGAGGACGACGGCGGCCGTCCGGGTCAGCGGCCGGGCGCCGCCGCGCAGCACCCGGACCAGACAGATGAGGACCAGCAGTCCGGAGGCCGCGTCGGCGACCGTTCCCGTACCACCGGTGCCGCCCTGGGCTCCGCCCCCGCCGGGGACGAGCAGGAGCGCGACCACGGCCAGGACCGGGGAGAGCGCCCCGGCCCGGCGGGCCCAGTCGCGTACGTCGTCCGGGGCGAGCACCGGCCCGGTCACGGCCGTGGCCATCCTCAGCTCCCCGCGGGTCGGACGAGCCCGGCCGCCGTACGCAGCAGGATGCAGACGTCCTGCCAGAGCGACCAGTGGTCGATGTAGTGGTTGTCGAAGCGGCAGCGGTCCTCGATCGAGGTGTCGCCGCGCAGCCCGTGCACCTGCGCCAGACCGGTCAGGCCCACGGGCATCCGGTGGCGGGCCGCGTAGCCGGCGTGGATCTTGCTGAACTGGGCGACGAAGTAAGGGCGTTCGGGCCGGGGCCCGACCAGGCTCATGTCACCGCGCAGCACGTTCCACAGCTGCGGGAGCTCGTCGAGCGAGGTCTTCCGCAGGAAGTTCCCGGCCGCGCTCATCCGCCGGTCGCCCGCCACGTTCCAGCGGGTCGCCGACTCGGTGTCGTCGGAGGGGCGCAGCGTACGGAACTTCAGCAGCGTGAAGTGCCGCCCGTGCTGGCCGACCCGCTCCTGCCGGAACAGGACACCGGGGCCGTCGGAGAGGCGTACGGCGAGCGCGCAGAGCAGCAGCACCGGCAGCGCGAGCGCCAGCGCGGGCGCGGTGAACACGAGGTCGAGGGCGCGCTTGGCGGTCCGCCCGCGCCGCTGCTCCAGCGGGACGATCCGGTGCCAGGCGTGGCCCCACATGTGCTCGCCCATCGGCCCGTCCTGGTGCCGTCCGCCGACCTGCCAGGTGGTGCAGCCGTAGTTCTGGAAGAGGGTCACGAGCCCCGGGTCGTCGTCGAGGAACACCGCGTCGCGCACGGTGTTCTGGATGACGGCCCGGTGGATCTCCTCGGTCGTGGCGAGCACCGGGAGCCCGGCCTCCCCGCCCGGCCGGGGAGCGCCGCCCTGCTCGGGCACGCCGACGATGCCGACCGGCCGCATCCCGTACTCCGGGTGCTGGACGGCCGAGGCGGCGAACCGGCGCGCGGCCCCCGCGCCGCCGACGACGAGCGCCGAGCGCGGGTGGGCCCGTGCGATCCGGCGGCGCCGGGCGAGCAGCACGGCCCTGACCAGGACCGCGACGCCGACATGGGCGCCGTAGGCGGCGCAGAGCCGCAGCGGCCCGATGGCCAGGTCGGGGGAGTACGCGGCCGCTCCGGCCGCAGCCAGGCACCAGACGACGCCGGCCCGGGAGGCGAGGGCGGGCAGTTCGTCGAGGGCCCGGGTGCGCGCGGCGGGCCGGTAGAGCCCGGCGTGCCCGTCGAGGACCAGGACGAGCGCCAGGACCGGCAGCAGCAGCCGGGCGTCGTGGTGGGCCGCGCCGAGGAATGTGGCGCCGGTGAGGACGGCCAGACCGTCGACGGCCGCGAGCGGGGCCACGCCGGAGCGTGGCCGGACGCGGCGGTGGCGCGGCAGCGCGAGCCGGTCGGTCGTGCCGCGGGGCGGCGCGAGGGAGGCGAGGCCGAAGGCCTGGCCCGCCGTGGGCCAGGGGCCCGGCGAGGAGGGGACGCTGGTGCTTTCCGTGGTCACTGCGCAATCGGCTCTCTGTGCTCGGTGCCCCGCACTCCGGTCAGTTCGCGGTAGACGTCCGCGACGGCAGCGCCGGTGCGCCGGACATCGAATCTGCTGAGTACGTGTTCGTGGGCCTCGCGGCCCAGGCGGTGCCGCAGCTCCGGCCGGCCGAGGAGGCGGCCGAGAGCGGTGGCGAGCGCGGCCGGGTCCTCGGGCGGGACCAGGCACTGGGGTTCATGGGCGGGCGGCAGGCTCTCGCGGGCCCCGTCGACATCGCTGACGACGACCGGCCGGCCGGCCGCCATGGCCTCCAGGGGCGCGAGCGCCATGCCCTCCCAGCGGGACGGCAGGACGACCACATCGGCGGCCCGGTACCAGGGGGCGGTGTCGTCGACGGCCCCGGTGAAGCGCACCGAGGGGCCGGCGGCCGCGCGCAGCCGCTCGCCGTCGGGTCCTTCGCCGACGAGGACGAGCCTGGCCGTGGGCACTTCGGCGAGTACGGCGGGCCAGGCGGCGAGCAGCACGTCCTGTCCCTTCTGGCGGCAGAGCCGGCCCACGCAGACGACGGTGGGCGCGGGATTGCCGGGCGGCCCGTCGGTCGCGAACCGGGCGACGTCCACACCGTTGTGCACGACGGACCAGGCCGCCGTGACGCCGGCGGCCTCGCCGGTACGCCGCTCGGCGTCGCTCACGCAGAGGATCCGGTGCGCCCAGCGGGCGCCGAACCGCTCCCAGCGGCGGGCGAGCGCGGCGGTCGTTCCCTCGACCGCCTCGAACGACCAGGCGTGCGGCTGGTACACCGTCGGAATCCGTCCCCGCAGGGCGAGTCGGGCGCAGAGCCCGGCCTTGGCGCTGTGCGCGTGGACGAGTCCTGGCCGGACCGTACGGATCAGCCGGGCCAGGTCCCCGGTCTCGCGGACGAGGCCGGGCCCGGGGTTCCGGCCGGCCCGCCAGGCGTGGGTCTCGGCGCCCTCGGCGCGGACGGCGGCGGACAGGCGGGTGCCGGGCGGGCAGGCGACGGCGACCCGGAGGCCGGCGGCTCGCTGGGCGCGGACCAGGTCGACGACGACGCGGGCGACCCCGCCGTCGCCGGGCTGGACCGCGTGCAGGACGGTGACGGACGCGGGGTCCGCTTCTCGTGGAGGCTGCACGTCAGCGCCGGACGTCCGCCTGGAAGAAGAGCGCGCCGAGCCAGACGGTGTCCTTCCGGCTGCCGAACCGGAGGTGGACACGGTCGGCCCCATCGCGCAGTGCCCTCCGCAGATCGAAGACGTCGGAGTCGTACCCCATGGTGTTCGTACGATCGGGAAAACGGACCGTACGGGCGGCGCCGAATTCGGTGATGCTGGAGTTCATCACGTCGTCCGCGGAATTGGCGGAATCGGCGAGCCGGGTGCTCTTCGTGCGGCTCGTGCGTACCGCCAGGTAATCACCGGAAGTACCGCGGTCGCCGTCATAGGCGATCACTCCGAGCCGCCCGGCGGCGGCCTTGCCGTAACGGTTCGCGTCGAGCGGGACGCGCAACTCGCCGGTCTTGGGACCGACCGTTTCGAATCCGTCCCAGACACCGATCCTGCGCAGCGGTTCCGAAGCCTTCTCGTACGCGGCGACCAGCGTCCAGCCGCCCCAGCCGCCGCCCTTCGAGCGGCCCATGGCGACATTCACCTGGGCGACGGTCCACTGGCCCGGACGGGCGGAGCGGACCAGGTCGGTGACGTCGGCGGAGGCCTGGAAGGCGTCGGCGCCGTCGGCCGCGCGGTGGCCGATGAGGGTGTCGGCGAGCAGGGCTTTGTACCGTCCGCCGGGCTCGGCGATCAGCACCCGCCCGTTGTCCTTGGGGGGCTTCTGCTCGCCCACCCGCAGGTTGCCGCCCCAGTAGAGACGGGCCCAGCTGACCCGGGCGCCCGCCGGCACGGCGAGCTCGGCACGGCTGGAGTTGTACGTGTTGGGGTCGTCGTCCACGTCGACGTACGCGATCGTGGCGCCGTCGTTGACCGACTCGGTGCCCTTCGCGCCCCGGGCCGAGGAGTTGGCGGCGCGCACGACCCCACCGTGCTGCACGGCCTGGTAGCGGGCGGCGAAGGGGACGCGGCTCGCCTCCCGGGGACGGGGGGCCGCGGCGGAGGCGACCGGCAGCGCGGCGGACAACGCCGCACACGACAGGGCGCACAACACGCTGCGACGCACAGCAAGAACCGCTGAATTCCGCATACAGGTTCTCCGCTTTGATGAGAGAAGGAAGGGAAGACCCGAGAACGCCGGGAGAGAGGAAGGTGTCGTCCGCACGAAATGGGTGAACGCGCGGCGGGCCCGGAAGCAACGTTCGGGAACGTTATAACCCCGGCGCGGGGCGATAGTAAGCATTAGATGCCTGGAAACGCTAACTCCCGTATCTGCGAGGCCGGTTCCTCGTTGAGCGTGTTGCGCCATTCCGCGCCCAGTCCCTCCGGCGGCCCTCTTATGGCCCAAAGATCGGTTGAACGTCACCCGTTCGGGAGAGCAACCGATGAAAAGTCGGGGCGTTGTTGAGGGGGTCGGGCCGAACAGTCCGCGCAGTCCGCGTTGAATTTCGATCGAGGAGCACTTCCCCATGTCCCGTATCGCCAAGGCCGTTGTCATGACCGTGGGTGCCGCCGCCGCGGTCGCCGGTGCCGCCGGTGCCGCCGCCGCCGACGCCGGTGCCGAGGCCGCGGCCGTGAAGTCCCCCGGCGTCGGCTCCGGCAACGTCGTCCAGGTCCCGGTGCACATCCCGGTCAACCTCTGCGGCAACACGGTCAGCGTGATCGGTCTGCTGAACCCGGCCTTCGG contains:
- a CDS encoding DUF3344 domain-containing protein — translated: MRNSAVLAVRRSVLCALSCAALSAALPVASAAAPRPREASRVPFAARYQAVQHGGVVRAANSSARGAKGTESVNDGATIAYVDVDDDPNTYNSSRAELAVPAGARVSWARLYWGGNLRVGEQKPPKDNGRVLIAEPGGRYKALLADTLIGHRAADGADAFQASADVTDLVRSARPGQWTVAQVNVAMGRSKGGGWGGWTLVAAYEKASEPLRRIGVWDGFETVGPKTGELRVPLDANRYGKAAAGRLGVIAYDGDRGTSGDYLAVRTSRTKSTRLADSANSADDVMNSSITEFGAARTVRFPDRTNTMGYDSDVFDLRRALRDGADRVHLRFGSRKDTVWLGALFFQADVRR
- a CDS encoding GNAT family N-acetyltransferase: MTPRSLSTGICRDEDAFGRLAAEWTALYGRCSTATPFQSHAWLHSWWLSYGRPGALRVVLVRGADGALVAAAPLMRARGPLPVLTQLGGTITDFTDVLVDDDCPEAAPALARGIARAARGAVIDLREVRPGAAIEQVLAHWRGPRRRLPDSLCLELPAVPMEGLLERIPSGKAQRVRAKLRKLDALGIDAQVVSGAEVPAALDRLLRLHQLQWQGRGVTAEHTSERFAQHLTRAVRPMVERGDAMVTEFRLAGDVVAADLTLMSPRLAGGYLYGADPALRARKVDVATMLLRHGAGETSAGGRATLSMLRGTEAYKHHWRPETVGNQRLMLTGRGTAPLLWLRAGAADARRWAARQARERPWVGRALGRLPGRTPRGGDG
- a CDS encoding glycosyltransferase — encoded protein: MQPPREADPASVTVLHAVQPGDGGVARVVVDLVRAQRAAGLRVAVACPPGTRLSAAVRAEGAETHAWRAGRNPGPGLVRETGDLARLIRTVRPGLVHAHSAKAGLCARLALRGRIPTVYQPHAWSFEAVEGTTAALARRWERFGARWAHRILCVSDAERRTGEAAGVTAAWSVVHNGVDVARFATDGPPGNPAPTVVCVGRLCRQKGQDVLLAAWPAVLAEVPTARLVLVGEGPDGERLRAAAGPSVRFTGAVDDTAPWYRAADVVVLPSRWEGMALAPLEAMAAGRPVVVSDVDGARESLPPAHEPQCLVPPEDPAALATALGRLLGRPELRHRLGREAHEHVLSRFDVRRTGAAVADVYRELTGVRGTEHREPIAQ
- a CDS encoding chaplin, encoding MSRIAKAVVMTVGAAAAVAGAAGAAAADAGAEAAAVKSPGVGSGNVVQVPVHIPVNLCGNTVSVIGLLNPAFGNTCVNA
- a CDS encoding glycosyltransferase, with protein sequence MKVLHVITGLGIGGAEQQLRLLLRHLPVRSDVVTLTNPGAVAAGIEADGTPVTHLGMTGNRDLGALPRLARIVRQGRYDLVHTHLYRACVYGRTAARLAGVRRVIATEHSLGETQIEGRPLSAGTRALYLASERLGTSTVAVSPSVARRLADWGVPAERIRVVPNGIETDRFTFDARARRRTREALGLPEDAHVVGGVGRLTPGKRFDRLVRAVAEVPEARLLLVGEGERREELLRTARACGAADRVLLTGACEDPPTASSTGPSLPELLAAMDVFVSTSPDETFGLAVVEALAAGLPVLYVACPAIDDLAPDAAPGARRIGGSVPELVSALRGIRDARLARLPLPAAARRYDIAHSAGQLMSLYDQAVHGIPSPAN
- a CDS encoding O-antigen ligase family protein; protein product: MATAVTGPVLAPDDVRDWARRAGALSPVLAVVALLLVPGGGGAQGGTGGTGTVADAASGLLVLICLVRVLRGGARPLTRTAAVVLGLPVLGICLAAITSNDPAASLPGVARYLQIFVLVPAAVLLMIRDRRDFAVVAWGLVGLALLQGAVGVGQYLTGTGASYQGEDIRAVGTFGPTDVMGMATVVAYGLVVVTGIALGSGPGRTRTAALGCAALLFVPLVLSFSRGAWIATVLACGLQLLLSGPRRAARVALAAGALGVVLVGGLGIGSSMVKERVTSITQVAAAPDQSVTDRYTMWAAAGRMWRAEPVTGVGLKGFPAYRDSNASLALSSGSDTAGAGAAFQRQPLLSPHNMYLLVLSEQGLFGLLALAGSWVALLVGALRRRRLGADCALVATGLLVWQLIDFFYADIGGPSTVLMSVVLGLAAWWAPAEVRRA
- a CDS encoding polysaccharide deacetylase family protein, which codes for MPAATALRRLLPKPPLWVKPPLWVAMYHSITDTADDPYRVTVSPVRFARQLHWMADRGLRGVSVRELLAATAEGRARGLVGLTFDDGYADFVDSALPLLRRHGFTATVYVLPGRLGGENGWDTDGPRKSLLTEDGILRIADAGMEIGSHGLTHVPLTEADDAALAAETGRSRELLEEMTGGPVDGFCYPYGQVDARVIRAVRKAGYRYACAIDPGPHTGAYALPRVHIGEDDTPWRLTAKRVLHPLRRRHPADLTPAPYGPAVVGAP
- a CDS encoding exopolysaccharide biosynthesis polyprenyl glycosylphosphotransferase — its product is MTTESTSVPSSPGPWPTAGQAFGLASLAPPRGTTDRLALPRHRRVRPRSGVAPLAAVDGLAVLTGATFLGAAHHDARLLLPVLALVLVLDGHAGLYRPAARTRALDELPALASRAGVVWCLAAAGAAAYSPDLAIGPLRLCAAYGAHVGVAVLVRAVLLARRRRIARAHPRSALVVGGAGAARRFAASAVQHPEYGMRPVGIVGVPEQGGAPRPGGEAGLPVLATTEEIHRAVIQNTVRDAVFLDDDPGLVTLFQNYGCTTWQVGGRHQDGPMGEHMWGHAWHRIVPLEQRRGRTAKRALDLVFTAPALALALPVLLLCALAVRLSDGPGVLFRQERVGQHGRHFTLLKFRTLRPSDDTESATRWNVAGDRRMSAAGNFLRKTSLDELPQLWNVLRGDMSLVGPRPERPYFVAQFSKIHAGYAARHRMPVGLTGLAQVHGLRGDTSIEDRCRFDNHYIDHWSLWQDVCILLRTAAGLVRPAGS
- the murJ gene encoding murein biosynthesis integral membrane protein MurJ, whose amino-acid sequence is MRPARAGAAEGRGFLARAAAVTAGLTAVGALLGLVRDQILAGYFGAGAETDAFLVAWTVPEFASTLLIEDAMALILVPAFSRALARRAHSPFGDPVRALVRGTLPRIVLVLGVVSALLVAAAPLLVPVLAPGLPDPALAVDCTRLTGTCVLTFSLVGYCSAALRAHGRFLPPAAIYVAYNAGIIGTVLVLREPLGVRSAAAGVAVGGVLMVLVQLPSLLRELRARPLPMREPEAPASGGSVGEGRVLVLGLIAPVVAFSLCRQSQTLIERFLASPLPAGAISHLNYAQKVAQMPMILSLMLCTVSFPMVARALAAGDTETARRRVERDLLLAAVVVLVGASTVIAAAPRIVELLFERGEFGRADTVATAAVMRVYALGLLGQTMVGALVRCYFSAARPLWYPAAAMAAGLATTAAAGVPAADHWGAVGIAAANALGITVAAVLLLRGARRQSVPVHVDRLGKGLLRLATAGAWATGAGWLCSIAIGPAFLAVTVAGLVVIGVFLLFIACAAKAPEIPPLPRSAYRRTAHARRHRAAPSAAEAAPVGETAPVGGDVPLDHGHR
- a CDS encoding lipopolysaccharide biosynthesis protein, translated to MNTTPPRTSLPAALRRPGRWAVLPAAVLAGAALGGGYGALKTPQYAATSYVIVVPAEKSDPAAALGFAQAYGRVATDIAVTGDAQVWAGVTADTLRRSVRAETSPDAPMISITAQAEQPSKAVSMADGVARALVLNSSHVAGSTGVKVVQFSRATKPIAPVSPSAPLSALVGACAGGLLGGLALLVRPKRAASRGEARHSRQTAAPAGSAPAAVPAPATAAHQPEAV